The window CTCCAAGCCTCCAAGTCAATGGAGACAACTTCTTTGATGATTTTCAAAGTCTTGGTTTAATTTGGTCAGGACAAACAATTGAGAATTAATCTCTTCATCCCATACTCCATAACTCCATTAAGAGTCCAACATGAGCTAAACTAAgtaaaattatgaatgaaccACGTCACAATCACAACAAAGATGAATAGAATTGGTTAGAACTTTCAACGTCCATAGGACTCTAgtataatattttcattttcaaaaaaaaaagaaaaagaataacaCCATTGTTGTCCTCTTTGAGACTTGTCCAAGGCCACCGGTAGATAACCACATTAAAATGACACGTTCCATAAGAAACTACTACGCATATAGATCCGACTTGAATAGATATGCTATATAAAAAATACTCACTTCGATTTTCTttttgtagcaaattcaaaaagacagacgtaaaatatttttaatagatCCAACCTGAATAGACATGCCCGTAGGAAGCAAGAAGGGGAGAAGGAGAAACCCCACCACAAAGTGATACATATATCTTGTATAAAAcaagaataaaagaaaatttaaccAAACTTGAACGTAATAATAACAGCCCATGAATGAATCGTACACAAAAAATCAAACGATGTCCAAATTTAGGTGGTGAcgttattaaaagataaaaaaaaagtgacATACAGTTTACAGATACAATTCATTCACTCTGGTAAGGAATGCAGGGTGAATGTCACCACCACAATAAATACAATGGTTTTAAAGAAACTATTTAATTTGTACAAGAGGTCATACTCATATAACTTACTGCTTTATACACAATTAcaagaaaaattcaaaagggCAAAGGGGGTTACCTTGTTTCTTTACAGTTCATAATCATATCCCATGCACGGCATTACCAAGATTTCCTCCGAGCAATGACATCAGGTCTCCACCGTGGACTCTACCCTCTGGAATCAGGAATTCGAAATTTCCTCTTCTATTATCGACATTGCATCGATTGTTTTGATCACCCGTTATTGTTTGCACGGAATAAGATGAGGTAGACTTCATCGACAAGGGAACCAGAACCTCTGGGGGTATGAGATGTTGTCGTTTAGCTGGCCGTCCTAATGTATCTCCAGATTCAGATATAACACTCGCCAAAGATGCGGAATTGTTCTTGTCCTGGCTGCTGGCTATAGCGGAAGAGGTCGTTGAAACGATCCCATGGAACAAGCCAGCCCTAATCATTCCTCGCCTATTTTCTCGTTGCTGAACCATGCTAGTATGAGCTGCACATAGTCCACTCCTACCCCGAGCAAATTTCTCGCACTTTCCATCACCCCAGCAGCATCGTTTCCCACCCCCGTGGGCTTTGCAGAAGTCGGTACTGCCTTGGGCACTTTTTCCACAGTTTTCAACTTTGCATCGCTTCCCACCACCATGCCTGACACAGCAATCAGTGCGCCCACGTGCACTCTTTGTGCACCCAGGAACAGAACACCTCTTTCCGCCTCCGTGAGCAACACAGAAGTTGGTGCCCCCATGAACACTTTTCGGACAGATCCCTCCACCATCAAACATACATCGTTTACCACCACCGTGTCCTTTGCACAATGGAGTACTCCCCTCAGCACCCTTCGTACAGCCAGCAAATATGCACCGCCTTCCCCCTCCATGTGCTTTGCAGAACATAGTGCTGCCTTGAGCACCCTTCGTACAAGCTGGAAATTGGCAACGCCTTCCACCTCCATGAGAGATGCAAAGACCAGCACGGCCCTCAGCACTCCTTGAGCATCCTTCCACCTTACATCTTTTACCTCCACCATGACGAATACAAAGCCCCGATTTCCCACGTGCTGCTTTGGTGCAACCTCCAGGATACCCACATCGACGACCTCCACCATGAGCAATACAGTGGTCAGTCTTTCCCTCAGCACTTTTAGTGCATCCTAAGTGCTGGCACCTCCTGCCTCCTCCATGGGACTTGCAATAAGCAGTACGGCTTTCTGCACCCTTGTTACAACCAGGTTTTTGGCACCTCTGCCCACCACCATGACCAATACATAAACCCGACGATCCACGAGCTCCTTTTGTACATCCCATAAAACGACATCTTTTCGAATGTAGTGGTCTATTTTCCACAGATGTAAGAGTAGTTGAATTCTCCGATATCGTACCCAGAGTACAACTCGTCGTATTAGAAGGCTCAGAACCCAACTGAGACAGTTCAGAAGAGGATTTAGAGCCAAGATCAAACATATCCCACATCTGCACACGGGGTTGACTGCAAGCACTTTTAGGTGCCAAAAGAAGAGATGGAATGTAACCACCTGACAGCTTAGCAGACGTGGAGCCCTCATCGATCAAGGGAATAACATATTGAGGATCAGCATGTGAGTTCATACCAGTATGTGTTGAAGAAATTTCCAGTGACCCAAACATATTTTCAGATTCATCAGAAAGTCCCAACTTCAAGATTGAATCACCATCACCCGACAACCCTTGGATTAACGATGAAGATGATCCTTTTTCCTGTTTATCCTCTGAATATGCCCTCAGTGTCGGGCCCAATCCAAGAACCAGCCTGCAACCATCATCCGAATTCATGGGTGTATCCAAAAATTGGGAACCACTGCTTCTTCCATAGCCAAGGCAGTCCAGCCGCAAAGTGGTATCCCCAAAGTTGTCATTTCTAGCAAATTCATTAGAGCGAGAGAAATATGCACCCTTTTCATTCATATCCATCTTCAACAACATATATCTCAAGAAAAGCGGAAAGTACAAATACTAGAAGTATAGTCTCAGCCACAAGCTTCAATTGCAAGCACAAAAAGTAAACCAATGACAGCTAAAGCTTTCAACAAGAAACGTCCACCACTTACAAAACCTGAAGTGTCTGCCCTATCCATATTAATAAATTACACTGGTCAAGCAACAGCCTTAGTCAGGCTGAGTTCAACACAAACCTAATACTAAAACTTGCCTTCCCAACACGCAAAGGTTTGACGCGCCCCATGGCAAGTAAGTTCATTAAACCTAGCATAGCAAAAAATTCCCTACGTTAGCCGaatataagtaaataaattCAAAACACAAAGAGGGAAACAACACTTTAAACCAATAGAAAAGTCCTCTAGCAAGACGAAAGGTCACGAATCAAAACAGTAAGAAAGCGCATActtatgaaaagaaaaaaagaaacaaaatcacACTTTGACTCCTCTTATCaattataaatttctaaattctggtataggagcaatgaaATGCATGCTGGTTACTCATGAAATCAATAAGATAGAATAACGTCAATCCTCACAGAAAATATGTGACATAGGATTCTTATTATACACATCACGTATGTTCTCGCCTTCttggtatttatagaaaaaagaGACAACAAAATATGCTTCCTTCATTTCACTTTAACTAACCTAGTCTTTCTTTCTCCAATTCAACTGACTGTCTAACCATCTATAATTAACCCGATACTGTCAAGggaccaactcaaccaaaagattAAGCTGATGGTGCAGGTCccgggatatgttatatactctaacacgccccctcacccGAGAACCTTTTGGGCTAAAAGTGTGAATGCAGCACAGACCATCCACATACCTAGTGCTAaaaattccactttaaatgaggggtggtagAGATTCGAGcctgtgacctcttgtcacgttagCTTTTGATATCATGAGTTGTTTTCCCTCTAAATCTCTCTAATATAGGAATGATGGTGTATTAAAGAGGAAGGAAAATGGATCCCTGCCCTCTTTTTCTTACAACCCTTAAATAAATGAGGGAACTAGTGAATAGTCCCCACTCTATCTATACATCTCTTATTCAAACGAACTGTTATTGAAACAGAAATTTCAAAGTCAAAGAACTAACACAACATACAATACAATATGACATGAAAAGCAATGGCAAAAGTTCATGTGTACGTTTAACGTGCAAAGAGAAGACACATTATACAAGCACCAACAGTGAGTTTACAACATAACTCAAAAGGGTAAAATAACTTATTCTCTCAAAAGAGTCGCTTTAAATATTTCAGCTTTTATGGAGGCTTCTAAGGAGCAACTTAATGACATTTAAGAAGCGTTCATTAGCATAGACGAAATAAAAAGAAGACACACCTACCTATATCTCTAGTCAATCATAGACATACTAAGGGCATAAGGGTGCCATGGcctcaacaaataaaaaatgatatttctaagtgaaaaaaataattttttaaaaaatatgttaagAGGCCAATCAAAGAAATGTACTAAATGTACGCACATAAGCAAAAGTACTTAACAATGAACTTCTTAATATATGGCAACTAATGTGGCCCCTCCATAATTTAAATCTTGGGTCTGCCTCTATCCCTAATATATTTGTCCTTCAACTAATATTAGAATTGGGTTATGACAAATTTATTTCCTAATTGGCTTcacataatatttaataaccaaaatcaatttaacTTGTTGAAATACTATTACCCAATTATTAAACCTTATGTTCACTAAAGGGCACCTCGATGCGCAAAATATCCCTGCATAGTAACTGTCAGGAAAAGGGTCCTACCACAAAAGTGTGATTGAGAGAAAAATTACATGCAAGTCTACAAGAGGTTGCTTTTGAGACTGGGATGGATGACCTTTTGATTACATAATGTCATCCGActctataaaaaaattacaatattgaTATCTTTTTCTCTTGATGTTCACCTATAAAAACTCGTATTGGAtaatcaaaattgatttttgcttgttaaaaatgattttttttcatcaatgtacttattgtaattttaaaatattgatgATAATTTGAACTATCACCAGTCTCTTAGatttaaacaattttttctaACCTTAATaccatttttaaaaatacttttttatatAGTATTATTAGGATATCAAAGGGGTCTATTATGAGTTCCTAGCTAAAATTTCAAGGTACTATGACGATTAAAAACAAACATAATCAAAGAAACCCACGCATAATAAACAAAGCAATATCAATATTTTGATAAATTCCCCAAATTAAACACGCATAATAAACTGTTaggcatatatatacatattattaataGTGACATCCCAACAAAAATAAGTATAATTACATCTAAAATTAACAGTGATACTTTAACTAGCACAATTATAAATTCAGATCTATCTTGAAGTTAATTATTTTTCAGTCAATCACAAATAAAATCCATCATTAACCCGCCTATTATCATGCGAATTCATCTCCAAGTTTATTAAAGAAGCCTATAAATAGTGAAAAAAACTGCATtgtctcaaaaaattaaaaacaaggaaaatttattaaatataattatactcATCACCAGTCAAAAATACCTCTTAATTTTGATtagtaaaaagttaaaaaaatttaggaaaaattaatattaataatcgaAACTTACATCAAGCTGTTGTGAATAATCTCatctttgaattattttttaataattcaacttttgccCTTGGTTTACTAGCAGCAtaactttctttttataataattcaatctttggcCTTAGTTTCAATTAGCATACCCTATTAGTATGCCAACAGCAAACAAAAGTCAACggttgatttattaaaaaataatccaaaattatatttattcataGCAGATGGGTGAAAAGTTgaaatattaatatcaattttttaaaaaatttaatattaataaaatttatatcgatacaatctaaataaaattttatttaactatgTTTAAGTTTATAGAGTGATGATAAAATGCAAACAAAAATTCATAGGTgaatagtataaaaaaatagaatatttaattaaaatacgaTTGAATACACCCTACTCGAGTAGCTCTAAACACTATTTGAGTACctctaaaattaaatttatattctcAAAATACTTTCAATTGTTTAAATAAAAACACACTTGGAATTATTAGGTTACCCTTTAGTAAACTATTTTAGATTAACTAATACTCCATCcaattttcatttgttctttttatttctcGTTCACTTTTTACGTATATGTatgcaaatttaaaagtcaaataattttaattatgattttttaaaaattctaaaaattaatatttaaaaaatatatattaagacgaatttatcaagatactacctaaatatatttttccatATAAATTGATGAGAATTCATTGTCAAAGTTTGTGACCAAAATTCTTAAACTTATTTATGCAGGCAGTACAACTAATGAAATTATCTTGAGTGAGTTCCAAATAatcaaatttatcaagatattAGAAAGATTCTTTTCCATAGAACTATattgcataaaaaaaaatcacggAATAACTGATCAAATATGAGCATAAAGCAATtactcaaaaatataaaaaataaaaaaaaattagacatAAGCAAACAAAAACTGAGTGGTTTTTATAGATATAAAATTAACACGAATAGataaatctataaattatactagtttttccatttAAGAACTGAACAGTGAATACATATTTTACCTTCGGAATGATATTCAGTAAACGCAATAAAATTTCTCCTGGTcaaaaaaaatacctaaaaatcaagcaaaaaaataaattaattaaataattatgatTTAGCAAATCGtaatcaaaagaaatgattggAGAAAGAAAAGGAGTAAAAAGAGGATTAATAATAAGATTACCAGGAAAAGAAAGAGACATTCAGGATCTATGAAGTTTAGCAGATCGGTCCAGAGAAACCATTGAAGCAGAGAGgaaaagaaagagagagaaagaagagagagaaagtaatGAGATTGTTTTTGGTGGAAAATGAATGAATAAACGGAAGCAATTGAATCTTTTAGCGGCTCAGATTCTTATTTGTTGACGTAAGCATCTTGTGAAATTTCGAAAATGTCCTTATAGGGTTGGTTGATTGAGACAACGCATTCTTTTTGGGGGATGGGACGGTCATGGTATCAGTGTTAGAAGACTCTTTTGCCCCCTTGTCAATTACTTTTTGTCCATTTTGATTGATACACCTCTTTTctaacacaaattattgtaaGAAATCGTCTTTTTAAGAGACGTATTAgatatataagttaaataatttatttatacaaATTAGAGAGGAAATAAGAATGTGGGTTTCTTGGTTTAAGGACATCTCTTTAAGAGACACTCTCTCACAAGCTAAGAGTAGTTGTTATTCTAAAACACTGCTCCGTTTAATTTACCATTATTGTCGTAtttgattttgatatgtttGTTCATGTACTAtttcaataaaatttatattaaaacgaattaaacaagatttataaattaagaataaatcacAAATTATGAATAATTGGCAGATattgttcaaaaaataaatagaacaataatagtgaataaaaGGTAGTTTTGTTTATCATTCAAGTTTATACATTGCGAATAaattaagtgagattttgtttaaattttctaatcgcatattatttgatattaagtttttataattttaaattttttttatagataattaataatataaataattaaaataacgcatttagtaaaatataaatagtCTAACGGAATTGAagaaagtggttagaaaatactCCAAGTTGCTAAAAAAtgttaatgtattttttgaacTTGGAGTATttagtaaaatataaataatctaaccaattttctaaaaaatgttaatgtatttttggtTAGCGAATCAGCCATATTAAAAGGAAAGGGTGTtgctaaacttcgccacccttttcattttttcgccacccccctccaaatgaaattacgaatttgcccctgattttttaaaaattacaattttgtcactcatttcaaattttttatttataataataataataataataataataataataataaaaacaacaataataaaattaaataataataattattattcaaaaaaaaaaaaaattgagtcgcccaaaattgggcgactgaaccatggtcgagtcgcccaattttgggcgactcaatttttttttatttttttttcttttttggataataataataataataataataataataataataataatattaatactaataacaataatttatagattaatgtggtctattagctcagttggttagagcgttgtattattaacgtgaaggtcacaggttcgagacctgcataagtcattatttaataattattaattttttatcatatttataataaaaaattaataatcattaaataatggcttgttCAGGTCTCAAACCTGtgatggttcagtcgcccaattttgggcgactcaactttttttttttttttgaataataattattattatttaattttattattgttgtttttattattattattattattattattattattattattattattattattattattactactgttattattattattaattttatttattattattatttaattttattattgttgttattattattattattattattattattataaataagaaatttgtaaggagtggcatttttgtaattttttaaactataggggcaaatacgtaattttaggggggaggggggtggcgaaaaaatgaaaatgggtGGCGAACTTTAAGGATTGGGAAAGGATGGAATACTACAAGTTGCTATTATTTTGATGTTGACatttaaatgataatgaagtaagaaagtggttagaaaattatattttaatacatatataatattttctgtgttttactattttttacattttatttcttatttttaagcaatctaacacgtaattttaataatttatatcttaaactaggcttaactaaaaattataaaaaattaatattatgaaagtatgcgattagacgattcaaataagatttcacttgactgtatttttcttacaaattaattgcaatatataaaataaacttgaaaaataaatagtacCACAATGTCTAATGTaacgagtatttcagaacgaagaaagtatatattataattgtaaatggTGGAATACTGGAATTGTACAATTAAGAGGTTGTTACTACGAATTTGccataatttttatattttttattcgtttcttttaactttataatattttcttttatcaaaaatatctctattaatttttaaaattgtacaATAAATGTCTTTTTCTACCATTTCTAATATTTGTCGTTTCAATTCATGGGCAAGAAGGGTAAAAGAGTAATTTAAACGGAGATAGTTTAGGGAGTGTGGAACTTGTCGCTTTCCAGgaagtattaattaaaaaattaataagtggCTGAGATGGAATTGTCTGCTTCCTtcattaaaatacaaaataaataaataatcgtAATACAGAAACCAAAtaataaaagggaaaataaaaagtttgcccaataaaatagaaaaggaaaaagagaattATTTTGTCTGCAACTCTTAAGTGTGACGCGCGAAAAATCCAATTCCAGAATGATGATTGATAAGGTTGTATTTGTAATTTACATTACTTCCACTTTTTGAtgcaataatttataattattctgTTTTAATTTACGGTAatatttgcattatttatttacctcttttaatttataattaatttttaatgtataaGCTAAAAAGTAATCAAGTGagatattatttgatttatctcaatgcaaaaattattattatcaaaattttataatttttattatgcataattagagatatcaaGTATTAAATAAGTACATTGAACAACGTGAAAAAAACAAACattgcaagtaatttggaacGGAGGAAATACCCGTTAAGAAATTATCGTATTTGTATATTGCATAAATTTTATACACCCTTTTATTCACCCAATAGTCTATTTTGACCGAATATATTTGTCAATGCAATAAACAATATCACCGGTCAAATGAGACTAACAACTTGAATACGAAGTTGtatacttcttccgttctaAATTACTAGTAAcattataaatattgtattattcatttatcacccATATTTTGTATATAGTTTTTTAATCTATCTATGAGTTAAAAAACAgtcaaatatattaaattttgtttgattcgtctcaatgcaaaaattattaatattaaatttttttaatatttttatcataCATAACTATAGATATGAACGATTAAACTAACACATTATTACACTACGTGAAAAATTAAACAATACAACTTGCAAGTATATTAGAACAATGGAAGCACCGATGAGAGTTTGATGAAGATTCCTCTTATAACGAGACTAATGACCTACAACCACAAGTGAAATTGATATGGAGGGCATTTTTAAATCACAAATTCtcgtgagagacggtctttaaTTGGGCcagctcattatatattttttaaaatattataagtaggcattagaatgatgtaagtagatatttacgAATTACGATATcgaaaataggcattaaggatacggtaagtaagcattaaggataatgtaagtaaacattaaaaatacaataagtagacattaatctttaatgtactgagcttgagatacgtctctcaaataAATAGTCTCTCAAGATTACTAGCTGCAAATAAATCAGCAACTTATCATAAGATTAACCCATACAAGCAGCCCAAAGTTAAATTTACAAAGcaattaactaaataaaaactattttttcattaaatttaagaaattaaaattaggcaGTCCATACTAAgccgtctcatagtgagacggcttaataaagaatttgtatatttatattgcATGACACTAtttaaattgtgtggatgatagaaaaaaagaattgaaaagtaTACTCCTTTTATCCTTCTCATTtagtatttttatcatttttcatttttagctGTGCTTTTCATTTTgtgttatttctatttttggaaataAACTCATCACTTTCGTTTAATCGCATTATTCTAACTCGATTTTAATATTTACTCTTTATTTATGAGCCCAgagaaatcaataaaaaaataaaaaacaataaaaatatttcataaaaagaaatttagcaAAATACTCTTATGCTATTGCTGGCAACTAGTCATTGCTCATCACTTAGTATTACTCATTAGATGTTCTTTCTAAAATctacttttaatttgttcatTAAAAATCGTGATCTGTCTGTATCCCCTATCCGCTacatttattaatatatttatttaagtcttaatttttttcaatttaatatgattagaacatttaaaaattaagaaaatttgtaaaaaaaatactttgcTCACCAACTCAAAATACTTTAACTATTATTACTTTCTCCGTTCTCTAatgtttttttcctttaaaatattccactttaagaaAGAGAAACTTGATCAATATTTTTgagacatatttagaaaataaaatatatttatatgagatctcattagattcatcttaatatatatttttttattatgtattttttatataattttttattatgtgtattttgagatattgaggtttaaaattggctttaaaactgtcaaaaaagtaaatgagaaaaacaaaaaaacgaaAGAATATACCCCAAGTATTGTGATACTTAACCttgaacataatatatattaatttcaaCCAGTCTTTTTGAGATATTTTGAGTCAATAAATAGTAATTGAgagtattatttacaaatttctaaaaattaatattaacaatttttaaaatgaaatgaaTAAAAGGAAATtatgtttaaatttataaattaagatataaattcaaatgaaaGTAATTGAACCAACATGATCTAATGATCATAAAAGTGCTGATGTCACACTATATAAGTTGATACCATGatgatttattaaataattgcATACTAATTATTTTATGAAGGTCCTACACTGAGGTCATCATACCATATGgagtatcatttttaattttattttacgtGGAGAATATAATTATATTCATTATTTCTTTTCGTCCTTTCCTTTACTCAAAGAAGCATCCACTAATTGTCAACATTATGGACTATGGCATAGGCTATACTGTATACCTGATGTCAATAcataataattaacaataatattaaagcgttaatttcaaaagattaaaaaactgatataaatacataaatttggtacattttctaataataatgtgaaccatttactattttttagcattatataacttaattaatgtttatatagagtttttaattatatatttccaTCTTTTTATACCTAGATGGAGATAGATATATGaattatcaaatttaatttattactcATACATTTTGATTTACCATTTTTTATACAAGACGAGTTGTTACATAAATACTTTTATTTTGTGTAATGTAATTACAAGTTTTAGTGGggatatataaatatgattatATTTAAATACTTCATATTACGATAAATTCAGTAATACgtactaaaataaatattatataaagaCAAAATCAAGAATACGAACACagtatttcttttcttttgttgcCGATTACTCTTATCATTCTCTTCACTTTATCATGTGACTTCTTGTAATTGTAggaaaatattttgattttttcttttatgcaTGTTGCTTACTTAGAAATTGgaataatttcttgcataagcTTTTTGACTTTGTCCATTAATGTAAATTCAATTTGTTTGCCATCAATTCTTCCCTTGGTTACTAGTCCACATCTTTTTGTTAatgatgaaaaattttaattctaaatatctcACCTTTAagtatttatcttttaaattttagattttttttaatttaaagattCAATTTTTATGACTATTTCTTCTAAATGATTTACCAGTTTCCTTCACGACCTGTTGTAGCAAATAAATAACTGgttgttaatatttaaaaaagttaaaataatttaaaacaaaaagaaaataaaaatttagaaagCTCTTtggaataaatattaaaaaaacaaaataaagcccCTCTCTTCACGCCACCAACCCCCCTTCCCCTCTCTCAGCACCACTTGCCAccaagtttttattttaaagtgcaTCAATAAGTCAAAAgctaacaaaaaaaactaactgAAGTAACTAGGCTTAAAAATCAGCATTTTAgttggcttaaaagtcatttattaaatttcttttttaattatttgaccAACAAACAAACCAAAAATCAATCTAAAAGTCACTAAAAAAACCAACATTCAAACACCCAAGGTTTAGGAGGCATGAGCATGTCATGCGAAAAGCCTAGTTGTTTAgttcattttgtttattttagcaTTAAACTAAGAAGTTACAagtttataattaatcattggTAAGGCTTAGGTTGTAATTAAGTTGTTTTAGCCATTTTAAACCGTAGGTTGTaagagtcttttaattttctaaGTTTAGGTTAAGTCATAGTTCATAAGCCCATATTGGAGTGTTC of the Amaranthus tricolor cultivar Red isolate AtriRed21 chromosome 6, ASM2621246v1, whole genome shotgun sequence genome contains:
- the LOC130816115 gene encoding uncharacterized protein LOC130816115 produces the protein MLLKMDMNEKGAYFSRSNEFARNDNFGDTTLRLDCLGYGRSSGSQFLDTPMNSDDGCRLVLGLGPTLRAYSEDKQEKGSSSSLIQGLSGDGDSILKLGLSDESENMFGSLEISSTHTGMNSHADPQYVIPLIDEGSTSAKLSGGYIPSLLLAPKSACSQPRVQMWDMFDLGSKSSSELSQLGSEPSNTTSCTLGTISENSTTLTSVENRPLHSKRCRFMGCTKGARGSSGLCIGHGGGQRCQKPGCNKGAESRTAYCKSHGGGRRCQHLGCTKSAEGKTDHCIAHGGGRRCGYPGGCTKAARGKSGLCIRHGGGKRCKVEGCSRSAEGRAGLCISHGGGRRCQFPACTKGAQGSTMFCKAHGGGRRCIFAGCTKGAEGSTPLCKGHGGGKRCMFDGGGICPKSVHGGTNFCVAHGGGKRCSVPGCTKSARGRTDCCVRHGGGKRCKVENCGKSAQGSTDFCKAHGGGKRCCWGDGKCEKFARGRSGLCAAHTSMVQQRENRRGMIRAGLFHGIVSTTSSAIASSQDKNNSASLASVISESGDTLGRPAKRQHLIPPEVLVPLSMKSTSSYSVQTITGDQNNRCNVDNRRGNFEFLIPEGRVHGGDLMSLLGGNLGNAVHGI